In one Aquabacterium sp. OR-4 genomic region, the following are encoded:
- a CDS encoding DUF502 domain-containing protein gives MKKYLVAGLLVWLPLAITVWVMLWLLGLMDGVFSSLLSVGKAVLPVSADATIERLRDTRFLGAVVMLALLLVTGVFATNIFGQWWVRQWDRVMNRIPLVKSIYSSVKQVSDTLFSSSGNAFREAVLVQYPHQGSWTIAFVTGRPASEVAAHLDGEHIGLYVPTTPNPTSGFFLIMPRSAIRPLHMSVDEALKYIISMGVVAPPPPAPPALPVAARN, from the coding sequence GTGAAAAAGTACCTCGTCGCCGGCCTGCTCGTCTGGCTGCCGCTGGCCATCACCGTGTGGGTGATGCTGTGGCTGCTGGGCCTGATGGACGGCGTGTTCTCGTCGCTGCTGTCGGTGGGCAAGGCCGTGCTGCCGGTGAGCGCCGATGCCACCATCGAGCGCCTGCGCGACACGCGCTTCCTGGGCGCCGTGGTGATGCTGGCGCTGCTGCTGGTCACCGGTGTCTTCGCCACCAACATCTTCGGCCAGTGGTGGGTGCGGCAGTGGGATCGCGTGATGAACCGCATCCCGCTGGTCAAGTCGATCTACAGCTCGGTCAAGCAGGTTTCCGACACGCTGTTTTCCAGCAGCGGCAACGCTTTTCGCGAGGCCGTGCTGGTGCAGTACCCGCACCAGGGCTCGTGGACCATCGCCTTCGTCACCGGCCGGCCGGCCAGCGAGGTGGCGGCCCATCTCGATGGCGAGCACATCGGCCTGTACGTGCCGACCACGCCCAACCCGACCTCGGGCTTCTTCCTGATCATGCCGCGCAGTGCCATCCGGCCGCTGCACATGAGCGTGGACGAGGCGCTCAAGTACATCATCTCGATGGGTGTGGTGGCACCGCCGCCGCCCGCACCGCCGGCCCTGCCGGTGGCCGCTCGAAATTGA
- a CDS encoding FmdB family zinc ribbon protein has translation MPIYAYRCTACGHAKDVLQKMSDPVLSTCPACGAEAFSKQLTAAGFQLKGSGWYATDFKSSGSAPAAAATGTAAAAAPGSSETKAAEPKAEAASSSAPAAGGCAGSCACH, from the coding sequence ATGCCGATCTACGCCTATCGCTGCACCGCCTGCGGCCATGCGAAGGACGTGCTGCAGAAGATGTCGGACCCGGTGCTGAGCACCTGTCCCGCCTGTGGTGCCGAAGCCTTCAGCAAGCAGCTGACGGCCGCCGGTTTCCAGCTCAAGGGTTCGGGCTGGTACGCCACCGATTTCAAGAGCAGCGGCAGCGCGCCGGCTGCCGCCGCAACCGGCACCGCGGCAGCGGCCGCACCGGGCAGCAGCGAGACCAAGGCTGCCGAGCCCAAGGCCGAGGCGGCCAGCAGCTCGGCACCGGCCGCCGGCGGCTGTGCCGGCTCTTGCGCCTGCCACTGA
- a CDS encoding sodium:solute symporter family protein, with protein sequence MNTTLIVFVVLYLLGTLALGMWAGTRIKNTTDFAIAGRSLPLIMVITTTFATWFGAETVMGIPAKFVQGGLNAIVEDPFGAGTCLILVGLFFAARLYRMNLLTIGDFYRQRYGKGIEVFCSGAIILSYLGWVAAQITALGLVFSVLTNGAMSETAGMVVGTLAVLIYVVVGGFLAVAWTDFIQMIVLVVGMSIIAVFSADLAGGAGVVFDKIGSQDLWRFLPEPSFNDVAFFIAAAVTMMLGSIPQQDVYQRVMSAKDATTARNGAVIGGVSYILFAFVPMFVVASAVVVMGDEAMTIAKEDYQRLLPTFVMSKMPLVMQILFFGALLSAIKSTSSATLLAPSTSFVENILKNLRPHMGDRQQLRAMRVSIVAFAAIVLAYAIAMKGTPIYDLVSSAYQVTLVGAFVPLVFGLYWQRATTQGAIVSVVAGIAVWVLFFPQISGLGEQFPGQLAGLLAAAAGMVLGSLAPQWLRNRHDADHHVKGLN encoded by the coding sequence ATGAACACCACCCTGATCGTCTTCGTCGTGCTCTACCTGCTGGGCACCCTGGCACTCGGCATGTGGGCCGGCACGCGCATCAAGAACACCACCGATTTCGCCATCGCCGGGCGCAGCCTGCCGCTGATCATGGTGATCACCACCACCTTCGCCACCTGGTTCGGGGCCGAGACGGTGATGGGCATCCCGGCCAAGTTCGTGCAGGGCGGGCTCAATGCCATCGTCGAAGACCCCTTCGGCGCCGGCACCTGCCTGATCCTGGTGGGCCTGTTCTTCGCGGCCCGGCTCTACCGCATGAACCTGCTGACCATTGGCGACTTCTACCGCCAGCGCTACGGCAAGGGCATCGAGGTGTTCTGCTCAGGCGCCATCATCCTCAGCTACCTGGGCTGGGTGGCGGCGCAGATCACCGCGCTGGGCCTGGTGTTCAGCGTGCTGACCAACGGCGCCATGAGCGAGACCGCCGGCATGGTGGTGGGCACGCTGGCGGTGCTGATCTACGTGGTGGTGGGCGGCTTCCTGGCCGTGGCCTGGACCGACTTCATCCAGATGATCGTGCTGGTGGTGGGCATGAGCATCATCGCGGTGTTCTCGGCCGATCTGGCCGGCGGCGCCGGCGTGGTGTTCGACAAGATCGGCTCGCAGGACCTGTGGCGCTTTCTGCCCGAGCCGAGCTTCAACGACGTGGCGTTTTTCATCGCCGCGGCGGTGACCATGATGCTGGGCAGCATTCCGCAGCAGGACGTGTACCAGCGCGTGATGTCGGCCAAGGACGCCACCACGGCCCGCAACGGCGCGGTGATCGGCGGCGTCAGCTACATCCTGTTCGCCTTTGTGCCGATGTTCGTGGTGGCCAGCGCGGTGGTGGTGATGGGCGACGAGGCCATGACCATCGCCAAGGAGGACTACCAGCGCCTGCTGCCCACCTTCGTGATGAGCAAGATGCCGCTGGTGATGCAGATCCTGTTCTTCGGCGCGCTGCTGTCGGCGATCAAGAGCACCTCGTCGGCCACGCTGCTGGCGCCCAGCACCAGCTTCGTCGAGAACATTCTGAAGAACCTGCGCCCGCACATGGGCGACCGCCAGCAGCTGCGTGCGATGCGCGTGTCGATCGTGGCCTTTGCGGCCATCGTGCTGGCCTATGCCATCGCGATGAAGGGCACGCCGATCTACGACCTGGTGTCCTCGGCCTACCAGGTCACGCTGGTCGGCGCCTTCGTGCCGCTGGTCTTCGGCCTGTACTGGCAGCGCGCCACCACGCAGGGCGCCATCGTCTCGGTGGTGGCCGGCATTGCGGTGTGGGTGCTGTTCTTTCCGCAGATCAGCGGCCTGGGTGAGCAGTTTCCGGGCCAGCTGGCCGGCCTGCTGGCGGCGGCCGCCGGCATGGTGCTGGGCTCGCTGGCGCCGCAGTGGCTGCGCAACCGCCACGACGCCGATCACCACGTCAAGGGCTTGAATTAG
- the ubiB gene encoding ubiquinone biosynthesis regulatory protein kinase UbiB, whose product MGHFFRLAYIGLTVLRFGLDQVALSGFRQGWVRALVRVATIGRRRRLDAPRGARLRMALERLGPIFVKFGQVLSTRRDLMPPDIADELALLQDRVPPFPGTQAVALIEKAFGRRLDEVFAQFDTTPVASASIAQVHFATLRNADGSPGREVAVKVLRPGMLDVIEHDLGLLYSLARVVERVWADGKRLKPKEVVAEFDTYLHDELDLVREAANAAQLRRNMQGLDLVLVPEMVWDFCTPTVMVMQRMDGVQISQIARLREAGVDIRKLARDGVTIFFTQVFRDGFFHADMHPGNIQVSIDPKSFGRYIALDFGIVGTLTDWDKEYLAQNFLAFFRRDYKRVAELHVESGWVPPNTRVDALESAIRAVCEPHFDRPLKDISLGQVLMRLFQTSRRFNVEIQPQLVLLQKTLLNIEGLGRQLDPELDLWNTAKPFLETWMQRQVGWPALVERVKNEAPRYAQLLPELPRLMHQALQRGREPDPALLALVAEQRRTNRLLQALLYGAIGFVAGALAAQVLLRWH is encoded by the coding sequence ATGGGGCATTTTTTTCGCCTGGCGTACATCGGCCTGACCGTGCTGCGCTTCGGTCTGGACCAGGTGGCGCTGTCGGGCTTTCGCCAGGGCTGGGTGCGCGCGCTGGTGCGGGTGGCCACCATCGGCCGCCGCCGCCGGCTCGATGCACCGCGTGGCGCGCGCCTGCGCATGGCGCTCGAGCGGCTGGGGCCGATCTTCGTGAAGTTCGGCCAGGTGCTCAGCACCCGGCGCGACCTGATGCCGCCCGACATCGCCGACGAGCTGGCGCTGCTGCAGGACAGGGTGCCGCCGTTTCCCGGCACGCAGGCTGTGGCGCTGATCGAGAAGGCCTTCGGTCGCCGGCTCGACGAGGTGTTTGCGCAGTTCGACACCACGCCGGTGGCCAGTGCCTCGATCGCCCAGGTGCATTTCGCCACGCTGCGCAATGCCGACGGCTCGCCCGGCCGCGAGGTGGCGGTGAAGGTGCTGCGCCCGGGCATGCTTGATGTCATCGAGCACGATCTCGGCCTGCTGTACTCGCTGGCCCGCGTGGTCGAGCGGGTCTGGGCCGATGGCAAGCGGCTCAAGCCCAAGGAGGTGGTGGCCGAGTTCGACACCTACCTGCACGACGAGCTCGACCTGGTGCGCGAGGCCGCCAATGCCGCGCAGCTGCGCCGCAACATGCAGGGCCTGGACCTGGTGCTGGTGCCCGAGATGGTGTGGGACTTCTGCACCCCCACCGTGATGGTGATGCAGCGCATGGACGGCGTGCAGATCAGCCAGATCGCCCGCCTGCGCGAGGCCGGTGTCGACATCCGCAAGCTGGCGCGCGATGGCGTCACGATCTTCTTCACCCAGGTCTTCCGCGACGGCTTCTTCCATGCCGACATGCACCCGGGCAACATCCAGGTCAGCATCGATCCGAAGAGCTTCGGGCGCTACATCGCGCTCGACTTCGGCATCGTCGGCACGCTGACTGACTGGGACAAGGAATACCTGGCGCAGAACTTCCTGGCCTTCTTCCGCCGCGACTACAAGCGCGTGGCCGAACTGCATGTGGAAAGCGGCTGGGTGCCGCCCAACACCCGGGTGGATGCGCTGGAAAGCGCCATCCGTGCGGTGTGCGAGCCGCATTTCGACCGGCCGCTGAAGGACATCTCGCTGGGCCAGGTGCTGATGCGCCTGTTCCAGACCTCGCGCCGCTTCAACGTCGAGATCCAGCCGCAGCTGGTGCTGCTGCAGAAGACCCTGCTCAACATCGAGGGCCTGGGCCGCCAGCTCGACCCCGAACTCGACCTGTGGAACACCGCCAAGCCCTTCCTGGAAACCTGGATGCAGCGCCAGGTGGGCTGGCCGGCCCTGGTGGAGCGGGTCAAGAACGAGGCGCCGCGCTACGCCCAGCTGCTGCCCGAGCTGCCGCGCCTGATGCACCAGGCGCTGCAGCGTGGCCGCGAGCCCGATCCCGCGCTGCTGGCCCTGGTGGCCGAGCAGCGGCGCACCAACCGGCTGCTGCAGGCGCTGCTGTACGGGGCCATCGGCTTCGTGGCGGGTGCGCTGGCGGCCCAGGTGCTGCTGCGCTGGCACTGA